One window from the genome of Ananas comosus cultivar F153 linkage group 13, ASM154086v1, whole genome shotgun sequence encodes:
- the LOC109719325 gene encoding 50S ribosomal protein L18, chloroplastic, with protein sequence MSLYASTFVSPPTTAASPGSSSSAFIGARQPLSAYAVTAPPPSPATLRRCEVAAKALTRRENRAARHERIRKKVEGTPERPRMSVFRSNKHLYVQVIDDTKMHTLASASTMQKPVSEGLDYSSGPTIEVAKKVGEAIAKACLEKGVTKVAFDRGGYPYHGRVEALASAAREQGLEL encoded by the exons ATGTCTCTCTACGCCTCAACGTTCGTCTCGCCGCCGACGACTGCTGCTTCTCcgggcagcagcagcagcgcaTTCATCGGTGCGCGGCAGCCGCTCTCCGCTTACGCCGTAACCGCGCCGCCTCCTTCGCCGGCGACGCTGCGGCGCTGCGAAGTGGCGGCGAAGGCGCTGACGAGGAGAGAGAACCGCGCGGCTCGCCACGAGCGCATCCGCAAGAAG GTGGAGGGTACCCCGGAGAGGCCGAGGATGAGCGTTTTCCGCTCCAACAAGCATTTGTATGTCCAAGTGATTGATGATACTAAGATGCACACTTTGGCCTCAGCTTCAACAATGCAGAAGCCTGTTTCCGAGGGACTCGATTACTCTTCCGGGCCGACGATT GAAGTGGCGAAGAAGGTTGGTGAAGCCATTGCCAAGGCTTGCTTGGAGAAAGGCGTAACAAAAGTGGCTTTCGACAGAGGCGGTTACCCATACCATGGACGTGTAGAAGCTCTAGCAAGTGCCGCACGGGAACAGGGTCTGGAGTTGTAG